Proteins encoded within one genomic window of Acipenser ruthenus chromosome 32, fAciRut3.2 maternal haplotype, whole genome shotgun sequence:
- the LOC117962969 gene encoding zinc finger protein 345-like: protein MESVLIKEELPELELVPIRLEFSGLSSLPIKQKLCEMPSDSIKSEVSAIKAERNELEISQTEEPLPVNEEVLEMLPSRTTFDALDNVKMESVPIKEELPELELVPIRLEFSGLASLPIKQELCETPCDSIKPVVSGIKAERNELEISQTEEPVPMKEEVLEMVRIKLEPLKEEVLLKPGKEESEDLKAAPTELGPVHLRECSVVLERIYVRKQGSGEEGSPNSTQGGGQDDESSHSECSPAGSSPAVQARTQLRNLKILRGEKLNTRGEKPYRCSDCGKSFSLSGDLVIHQRIHTGEKPYRCSDCGKRFKSSGHRTAHQRIHTGEKPHCCSDCGKSFRSSGDLVIHQRIHTGEKPYRCSDCGKRFNSSGHRTAHQRIHTGERPHCCSDCGKSFRNSGDLVIHQRIHTGEKPYRCSHCGKSFSLSGNFELHKRTHKGEKPYHCSDCGKSFSRSEHLLIHQRIHTGERPYHCTDCGKSFSRSGQLVTHQRIHTGEKPYYCSDCGKSFRDSADLKKHQRIHTGVKPYHCSDCGKSFSQSGQLGKHQRVHTGEKPFHCSDCGKSFSSSANLVSHQRIHSGEKPYHCSNCGKSFRHSASFAVHRRIHTGEKPYCCSHCGKSFGQLGHLISHQRIHTGEKPYRCSDCGKSFRRSGHLVSHRRVHTGEKPYHCSDCGKSFSKSRSLVTHQQIHTGEKKKRKCK, encoded by the exons ATGGAATCAGTCCTGATTAAAGAGGAGCTTCCtgaacttgaactggtccccattagactggAGTTCTCTGGACtgtcttccctccccattaaacagaagCTCTGTGAGATGCCATCTGACAGCATCAAGTCGGAGGTGTCTGCGATTAAAGCTGAgcgcaatgaattggagatctcccagacagaagaaccccttcctgtgaatgaagaggtgctggaaatg CTACCAAGCAGAACCACGTTTGATGCCTTGGAcaatgtgaagatggaatctgtcccgattaaagaggagcttcctgaacttgaactggtccccattagactggagttctctggactggcttccctccccattaaacaggagctctgtgagacgcCCTGTGACAGCATCAAGCCAGTGGTGTCTGGAATTAAAGCTGAGCGCAACGAACTGGAGatctcccagacagaagaaccagtTCCTAtgaaagaagaggtgctggaaatggtgcGTATTAAACTGGAGCCCCTGAAAGAGGAGGTACTCTtgaaaccagggaaggaagaatccgaagacttgaaagcagcccccactGAGCTGGGTCCGGTacacctgcgggagtgtagcgtggtgctggagagaatctatgtgagaaagcaaggctctggagaggaaggctctcccaacagcacgcaaggaggtggacagGACGACGAGAGCTCACATTCAGAGTGCAGTCCAGCAG gttccagtccagcagttcAAGCAAGGACCCAGTtaaggaatttaaaaatactgagaGGAGAGAAATTAAATaccagaggagagaaaccgtatcgctgctctgactgtggaaagagttttagTCTCTCAGGAGACCTTgtgatacaccagcgaattcacacaggagagaaaccctatcgctgctctgactgtggaaagaggttcaagtcatcaggacaccgtacagcacaccagcgaattcacacaggagagaaaccgcattgctgctctgactgtggaaagagtttcaggagctcaggagaccttgtgatacaccagcgaattcacacaggggagaaaccctatcgctgctctgactgtggaaagaggttCAACTCATCAGGACACCGtacagcacaccagcgaattcacacaggagagagaccgcattgctgctctgactgtggaaagagtttcaggaactcaggagaccttgtgatacaccagcgaattcacacaggagagaaaccttatcgctgttctcactgtgggaagagtttcagtctgtcaggaaattttgaattgcataagcgaactcacaaaggagagaaaccatatcactgttctgactgtgggaagagtttcagtcggtcagaacaCCTATTAATACATCAGCGAATACACACTGGAGAGAGACCGTatcactgcactgactgtgggaagagtttcagtcgatcAGGACAACTtgtaacacaccagcgaattcacacaggagagaaaccatattactgctctgactgtgggaagagtttcagggattCAGCagaccttaaaaaacaccagagaattcacacaggagtaaAGCCATATCACTGCTCCGACTGTGGTaaaagtttcagtcagtcaggacaactTGGAAAACATCAGCgggttcacacaggagaaaaaccgtttcattgctctgactgtgggaagagtttcagttcgtcagcaaaccttgtttcacaccagcgaattcactcaggagagaaaccgtatcactgctctaactgtgggaaaagtttccgTCACTCAGCATCCTTTGCTGTACACcggcgcattcacacaggagagaaaccgtattgctgctctcactgtgggaagagtttcggtCAGTTAGGACACTTAATTTcacaccagcgtattcacacaggagagaaaccgtaccgttgctctgactgtgggaagagtttcagacggtcgggacaccttgtttcacaccggcgtgttcacacaggagagaaaccgtaccactgctctgattgtgggaagagtttcagtaagtCAAGATCGCTTgttacacaccagcaaattcacacaggagagaaaaaaaaaagaaaatgtaaataa